The Plasmodium brasilianum strain Bolivian I chromosome 14, whole genome shotgun sequence genome contains a region encoding:
- a CDS encoding hypothetical protein (conserved Plasmodium protein), whose translation MDTGEKEINVYSLLRKNFEGSKLNFKTNNKSKIYNNRIDVLENNYITYNSNSDLSDACNNNSEILNGKNCILKLNRTFEKLELKDECNTGDINIPIKVDYNDIEELPVENSKNSNIADDTNMHLRQLPELKDKNNLTNYNLSKEINGSLKYNYPNVQNTEYSDVSDSKRTIKLEDNDDNLINVSSCVTYEEANNSNNRGNNNNNNADVLGNDIEYTERNIHYNFINNNSSSSSNSDNNNNRNMNSTSMCMSISNNHSNNHVSVNDENRNISYNLSNNIVIEKQNDNISQYTCNSKRLDEKDIIKYEIMRYYNRSEINENVLNNYILNIDNRKEDVKNSNLTPGNNNQNYDVNIEDDTINYEMGKINEVSTNKMDVNKFSNIKELSEPNKLININEKKDINEINNFSNDSKENHINILGKHLEEKHMNDSILLDMNYFNKTVLYNNGNESEVDTKNSNNMDIQNDIHNNSGVIIGTNMNNSSGMDNSVGMHLINSMNSVNNMGRVNNYNKFVDYTGGSYFNIIESKSRNEDLYSLKRSELGNNALFSKDINRSILYQEKISNENATKEDNYTNEIKGFSLVHLENRNYIPSDRINNDINIDNNDSRNNNNDSRNNNNDSRNNNNVSGNNNNGVSYNNIDSSDKNNNNDSSDNNNNNVSSDNNNNNNNNDNDSSNNNNDNDSSNNNNDSSSNNDTSIINNRNVNMMEKIKNLSKALNKENVFVHTNYNTLMIPKGELNEESINSNNIYEEQALEEIKNRLKGNYIYSLQNVKNSENTSNNIDNFSNESYNISLDLKNVNFVENNMIENLCDPNKPYDIANYYNKNFVHRENENGTNKPPPIANISKYEENININTNNNANSSSNSNSSTNSNCNSSTNSNCNSSTNSNCNSKGLRNNGEYNMIMKKENNSNDHYRNSKANKKRCISSRIHLPNNMNKEKGDYKNILNLKNNRKKCSTTNIDEYDTEIEEMKLKKKEFRKMILNNKSEFTTINESDELYKTVLYFEKKNKKILKMRKSLRRKRKLKRLINSENDDPQTCMENNTATASTSTTTASSNNSNNNNTNKAIVKYDRVKVEEKENWKNISLDKSENTGVQNFLSDDAFIYQECFNNIDSNQSAKGIITENKDMHTSISTNKEENNNSNSYINVINNNDFNSYCAYSKNNEKNETHYTLNYCPQYLNNDGILDAEKNINCTINVTKNEYISNEWTSNDDRSNNNSKEDYNHQVENSNSNNNNTSTVGSMFGNGSGKCTMPLNKNTGGIYNISTINDNNYASNIYSSNVVPIKNEKTYSDQGECTTDSYACNPSKRMNSESCAGYNDTLKKNEFSCSQLNSGMDISMFGVKNENSNVTNTNNDNNNISAGSGSISGVNNGITESSRSLEEFVSHELSENSQEKTKIKDEVNNEPAGKRLNSRRKLRDRKEKCRKDDDYIYDDETINEAVKKGRSNKGKNKGNNTLKKNRNNGESSRINNSTSNSNNNFHVNYCNSDIMQKNGEAMVFHHNDEEELNRGNELVSVKQEMAGRWINENNVDLSRTTYKHEPLSYDLENNVSNGTNNAAGFNKKDDLEKEKNVSTSVAEANKNAVTETSTVSNSAVGYSTVDSGTVKSSASDNSTVENTNGGSAIEEGNNKLLHDNCAENQHNKSDKDLKPKRKQKRNVKLYKAQKNKGETTLEKKLRIKICLEDYYKRNKEIYNGIDTLSPIDDINLPSIEDETFNDNLAILFKKKKKI comes from the coding sequence ATGGATACAGgagaaaaggaaataaatgTGTATTCTTTacttagaaaaaattttgaaggctcaaaattaaattttaagacaaataataaaagtaaaatatataataatagaatagatgtattagaaaataattatataacttATAATTCTAATTCAGACTTGTCGGATgcttgtaataataatagcgaaatattaaatggcaaaaattgtatattaaaattaaacagAACTTTTGAGAAATTAGAACTAAAAGATGAATGTAACACAGGTGATATTAATATACCCATTAAAGTAGACTATAATGATATCGAAGAATTACCAGTAGAAAATtctaaaaattcaaatatagCTGATGATACGAATATGCATTTACGTCAACTTCCTGAATTAAAAGATAAGAACAACCTAACAAATTACAATTTATCAAAGGAAATAAATGGAAGTCTGAAGTATAATTATCCAAATGTGCAAAATACGGAATATTCTGATGTAAGTGACAGTAAGAGAACAATAAAATTGGAagataatgatgataatctGATTAATGTGTCCAGTTGTGTAACTTATGAAGAGGcgaataatagtaataatagaggtaataacaataataataatgccGATGTACTGGGGAACGATATAGAGTACACAGAAAGGAACAtccattataattttattaataataatagtagcagtagcagtaaCAGTGACAACAACAATAACAGAAATATGAATAGTACTAGTATGTGTATGAGTATTAGTAACAATCACAGTAATAATCATGTTTCCgtaaatgatgaaaataggAATATATCGTATAATTTAAGCAATAACATAGTAATTGAAAAACAAAACGATAACATTTCTCAGTATACATGTAATAGTAAACGTTTAGATGAAaaggatataataaaatatgaaattatgCGTTATTATAACAGAAgcgaaataaatgaaaatgttttgaataattatatattgaatataGACAATAGAAAGGAAGATGTTAAGAATAGCAATTTAACGCCGGGTAATAATAATCAGAATTATGACGTAAACATAGAAGACGATACTATTAATTATGaaatgggaaaaataaatgaggTAAGCACCAATAAAATGgatgtaaataaatttagcaatataaaagaattaagtgaaccaaataaattaattaatataaatgaaaagaaagacattaatgaaataaataattttagtaaTGACAGTAAAGAGAAccacataaatattttgggAAAACATTTAGAAGAAAAACATATGAATGATTCCATTTTATTGGATATGAAttactttaataaaacaGTGCTATATAACAATGGTAATGAAAGTGAGGTGGATacaaaaaattcaaataacaTGGACATTCAGAATGATATTCATAACAATAGTGGCGTTATTATTGGCACTAACATGAATAACAGTAGCGGAATGGATAACAGTGTTGGCATGCATCTTATAAACAGTATGAACAGTGTAAACAACATGGGCAGGGTgaacaattataataaatttgttgATTACACGGGAGGCTcatatttcaatataataGAAAGTAAATCACGTAATGAGGATTTGTATTCTTTAAAACGGAGCGAATTAGGGAATAATGCATTATTTAGTAAAGATATAAATAGAAGTATATTATACCAAGAGAAGATTAGCAATGAAAATGCTACTAAAGAGGACAATTAtacaaatgaaataaaaggaTTTAGTCTTGTACACTTAGAAAATAGGAACTATATTCCAAGTGACAGgattaataatgatattaatattgataataatgatagtaggaacaataataatgatagtaggaacaataataatgatagtaggaacaataataatgttagtggtaataataataacggtgttagttataataatattgatagtagtgataaaaataataataatgatagtagtgataataataataataatgttagtagtgataataataataataataataataatgataatgatagtagtaataataataatgataatgatagtagtaataataataatgatagtagtagtaataatgatactagtattattaataataggaATGTTAATATGatggaaaagataaaaaatttaagcaaagcattaaataaagaaaatgtgTTCGTTCACACAAATTATAATACACTTATGATTCCAAAAGGTGAACTAAATGAGGAAAGcataaatagtaataatatatatgaagaacAAGCATtagaggaaataaaaaatagattaaaaggtaattatatttattctttgcaaaatgtaaaaaatagtgAGAATAcaagtaataatatagataatttttcaaatgaatcatataatatatctttggatttaaaaaatgtaaattttgtagaaaataatatgataGAAAATTTGTGTGATCCGAATAAACCGTATGATATTgcaaattattataacaaaaatttcGTACATcgtgaaaatgaaaatggtACTAATAAACCTCCACCTATAGCcaatataagtaaatatgaagaaaatataaatattaatactaataataatgctaatagtagtagtaatagtaatagtagtactAATAGTAACTGTAATAGTAGTACTAATAGTAACTGTAATAGTAGTACTAATAGTAACTGTAATAGTAAGGGTTTGCGCAATAATGGGGAATATAATATGattatgaaaaaagagaataatagtaatgatCATTATAGGAATAGCAAAGCTAATAAAAAGCGCTGTATATCATCGAGAATACATTTACCGAATAACatgaataaagaaaagggtgattataagaatattttaaatttaaagaataacAGGAAGAAGTGCAGTACTACTAATATAGATGAGTATGACACAGAAATAGAAGAAATGAAGctaaagaaaaaggaatttAGAAAAATGATTCTAAATAATAAATCAGAATTTACTACTATAAATGAGAGtgatgaattatataaaactgTTTTAtactttgaaaaaaaaaataagaaaattttaaaaatgagaaaatcGTTAAGGCGAAAAAGAAAGCTTAAAAGATTGATAAACTCGGAAAATGATGATCCTCAAACGTGCATGGAGAATAATACTGCTACGGCTTCTACTTCCACTACTACTGCTtctagtaataatagtaataataataatactaataagGCGATCGTGAAATATGACCGAGTAAAAGTTGAAGAGAAGGAAAACTGGAAAAACATTTCCTTGGATAAAAGCGAAAATACGGGagttcaaaattttttgagtgatgatgcatttatatatcaaGAATGTTTCAATAATATTGATAGTAACCAAAGTGCAAAAGGAATTATTACGGAAAACAAGGACATGCATACATCCATTTCAACTAACAAAGAGGAAAACAACAACAGTAATTCTTACATTAACgtgataaataataatgattttaATTCATATTGTGCTTATAGCaaaaacaatgaaaaaaatgaaacacaTTATACTCTTAATTACTGCCCACAGTATTTGAACAATGATGGTATATTAGatgcagaaaaaaatataaattgcACAATAAATGttacaaaaaatgaatatatatcaaatgaGTGGACAAGTAATGATGATAGgtcaaataataattcaaagGAAGATTACAACCATCAAGTGGaaaatagtaacagtaataataataatactagtACTGTAGGTAGCATGTTTGGTAATGGTTCGGGCAAATGCACTATGccgttaaataaaaatacaggaggaatatataatattagtacaattaatgataataattatgctagtaatatttattctagTAATGTAGTTcctataaaaaatgaaaaaacttaCTCAGACCAAGGTGAATGTACCACAGATAGTTATGCTTGTAATCCTAGTAAACGTATGAATAGTGAATCTTGTGCCGGTTATAATGATACACTTAAAAAGAATGAATTTTCATGCTCTCAATTAAACAGTGGTATGGATATAAGTATGTTCGGtgtgaaaaatgaaaacagcAACGTTACTAATACCaacaatgataataataatattagcgCAGGTAGTGGCAGTATAAGTGGAGTTAATAATGGCATAACGGAGTCTTCCCGTTCACTTGAGGAATTTGTTAGTCATGAATTGAGCGAGAATTCTCAAGAAAAGACcaaaataaaagatgaaGTAAATAATGAACCCGCAGGAAAAAGATTAAACTCAAGAAGAAAATTAAGagatagaaaagaaaaatgtagaaaagatgatgattatatatatgatgatgAAACAATTAATGAGGCagttaaaaaaggaagaagtaATAAAGGCAAAAATAAAGGCAATAATACCTTGAAGAAAAATAGGAATAACGGTGAAAGTAGTAGGATTAATAATAGCActagtaacagtaataataattttcatgtGAACTACTGCAATTCAGATATTATGCAGAAAAATGGTGAAGCGATGGTATTTCACCATAATGATGAAGAGGAACTAAATAGAGGAAACGAACTGGTGTCCGTTAAGCAAGAAATGGCAGGAAGGTggattaatgaaaataatgtaGACTTAAGTAGGACTACATATAAGCATGAGCCATTATCTTATGACTTGGAAAATAATGTATCAAATGGTACAAATAATGCTGCaggatttaataaaaaggatgatttagaaaaagaaaagaatgtAAGTACGAGCGTAGCAGAGGCTAATAAAAATGCTGTTACAGAGACTAGTACTGTGAGTAATAGTGCTGTAGGATATAGTACTGTGGATAGTGGTACTGTAAAAAGTAGTGCTTCAGACAATAGCACAGTAGAAAATACAAACGGTGGTAGTGCTATAGAAGAGGGAAACAATAAGTTATTACATGATAATTGTGCGGAAAATCAACATAATAAAAGCGATAAGGATTTGAAACCAAAAAGGAAACAGAAGAGGAATgtgaaattatataaagcccagaaaaataaaggagAAACAACACTGGAAAAAAAGTTACGAATAAAAATTTGCTTAGAAgattattataaaagaaacaaagaaatatataatgggATTGATACACTCTCACCTATTGACGATATTAATTTGCCATCTATTGAAGATGAAACatttaatgataatttagcaattctttttaaaaaaaaaaaaaaaatttga
- a CDS encoding histone H2B variant produces the protein MSGKGPAQKAQAAKKTAGKTLGPRHKRKRRTESFSLYIFKVLKQVHPETGVTKKSMNIMNSFINDIFDRLVTEATRLIRYNKKRTLSSREIQTAVRLLLPGELSKHAVSEGTKAVTKYTTSGA, from the coding sequence atgtcAGGAAAAGGACCAGCACAAAAAGCACAAGCTGCAAAAAAAACGGCAGGAAAAACTTTGGGGCCAAggcataaaagaaaaagaagaacagAATCTTTTTcactttacatttttaaagtttTAAAACAAGTACATCCAGAAACAGGAGTGACGAAAAAAAGTATGAACATTAtgaattcatttattaatgaCATTTTTGACAGATTAGTTACGGAAGCAACTAGACTAATtcgttataataaaaaaagaacctTATCCTCACGTGAAATTCAAACAGCCGTTAGATTACTATTACCTGGTGAATTGTCAAAGCATGCTGTCTCAGAAGGTACCAAAGCCGTAACAAAATATACGACCAGTGgtgcataa
- a CDS encoding MAATS1 domain-containing protein: MSNYKSYMSKKNKENDENALIDENRKNINYRGRNVNDVYYKNKKLNEKLKTEQKLITDNNSKTGVIITKKKLIKLKNEENENIKKDNIISNVELNERVLNDTSSNDTDLRGTTPTDVASNETTLNESYKLEQRRKEIKEIANLCIEKNLSVNSENIQIVRKLKEKRMLEDQINKNENIKNLQEKRRILEEIEYHEWADREKRIKELQEKKMKLLKKVIVERDTEKANKIFYEVEKIIQNRDENKDKIIENFEKEKARDIRNLFILKKNHMKTVYNEKTDITDDMNDYTSNYHIGLERTGIIPKKIDERTSNKIDNLISVNDIDELNATFNESLIRANEEKEYDKFLKYEKKNNKKIIDTFYRYLNKEEKKYTSDECLISDKTKTQKKLQCMKINIPSIDIKSKEQEIFEKNILYLQNVLRGKAIKMLMKDGKNAYSDLIEELKAYEKIDLYSLNEKELLKNENFEEIKVDSYIENVQGKYISELLDSLSNELEKYEEERKIAVLVKYAERERRLKECKEKGKRQAEFLLREKEDYLFNEIMGLNNQTVDSYLEDILSKAINDTSKEEALLKTKKKAEQLNEIYNSLDNKNDENNKLIVKDLVGNFIIPYVDKQRGAEFDLLEQKKNNCVSNFATQHVFSKINEAF; the protein is encoded by the coding sequence ATGAGCAATTATAAATCATAtatgtcaaaaaaaaataaggaaaatgaCGAAAATGCCCTGATAGATgagaatagaaaaaatattaattataggGGTAGAAATGTCAATGAcgtttattataaaaataaaaaattgaacgaaaaattaaaaactgagcaaaaattaattactgataataatagcaaaacAGGTGTGATtattaccaaaaaaaaattaataaaacttaaaaatgaagaaaatgagAACATTAAGAAGGATAATATCATATCAAATGTAGAATTAAATGAGAGGGTTCTAAATGACACCTCATCGAATGACACAGACTTAAGGGGAACTACACCAACCGATGTAGCATCAAATGAAACGACACTAAACGAAAGCTATAAATTAGaacaaagaagaaaagaaataaaagagatAGCCAACTTATGTATAGAAAAGAATTTGTCAGTAAACAGcgaaaatatacaaattgtccggaaattaaaagaaaaacgaaTGCTAGAAgatcaaataaataaaaatgagaatattaaaaatttacaagaaaaaagaagaattttaGAAGAAATTGAATACCATGAATGGGCAgatagagaaaaaagaataaaagaattacaagaaaaaaaaatgaaattattaaaaaaagttatagtAGAAAGGGATACAGAAaaagcaaataaaatattttatgaagtagaaaaaattatacaaaatagaGATGAAAAcaaagataaaattatagaaaactttgaaaaggaaaaagcaAGAGACATCagaaatttgtttatattaaaaaaaaatcatatgaAAACAGTATATAATGAGAAAACAGATATAACTGATGATATGAATGATTACACTTCTAACTACCATATAGGGTTGGAAAGAACTGGGattattccaaaaaaaatagatgaaCGAACATCAAACAAAATTGACAATTTAATAAGTGTAAATGATATAGATGAATTAAATGCTACATTTAACGAATCTTTAATCAGGGCaaatgaagaaaaggaatatgacaaatttttgaaatatgaaaagaaaaataataaaaaaattattgacacattttatagatatttaaataaagaagaaaaaaaatatacttctGATGAATGTTTAATAAGTGATAAAACCAAAACACAGAAAAAACTGCAGTGTATGAAAATCAATATTCCCTCAAtagatataaaaagtaaGGAGCAagaaatttttgaaaaaaatatattatacttacaAAATGTGCTCAGAGGCAAAgctataaaaatgttaatgaAAGATGGAAAAAATGCTTATAGTGATTTAATTGAAGAATTAAAAGCCtatgaaaaaatagatttgtatagtttaaatgaaaaagaattacttaaaaatgaaaattttgaagaGATCAAAGTTGATTCTTATATAGAAAATGTCcaaggaaaatatatttcggAATTATTAGATTCATTATCTAatgaattagaaaaatatgaagaagagAGAAAAATTGCTGTGTTAGTCAAATATGCTGAAAGAGAAAGAAGGCTAAAAGAatgtaaagaaaaaggaaaaagacaagctgaatttttattaagagaaaaagaagattatttatttaacgaAATAATGGGATTAAATAATCAAACCGTTGATTCTTATTTAGAAGATATTTTGAGCAAAGCAATAAATGATACCTCAAAAGAAGAAGCATTattaaaaactaaaaaaaaagctgaacaattaaatgaaatttataaCTCATTAGACAATAAGAATGATGAGAATAATAAGCTCATAGTTAAAGATTTAGTtggaaattttattattccttaTGTGGATAAGCAGAGAGGAGCAGAATTCGATTTATtagaacagaaaaaaaataactgtGTCTCAAATTTTGCAACTCAGCatgttttttctaaaattaaCGAGGCGTTTTAA